In Electrophorus electricus isolate fEleEle1 chromosome 6, fEleEle1.pri, whole genome shotgun sequence, a single genomic region encodes these proteins:
- the timm8b gene encoding mitochondrial import inner membrane translocase subunit Tim8 B, which translates to MADFSSFDMSSASSTENADTSELQRLIAVEQQKAQFQAQVHNFTDACWDKCMDKPSTKLDSRTETCLVNCVERFIDTTLTITNRFSQMVQKGTH; encoded by the exons ATggctgattttagtagttttgATATGTCATCTGCCAGTTCCACTGAGAATGCCGACACTTCGGAACTTCAGCGACTGATTGCCGTGGAGCAACAGAAAGCTCAGTTTCAAGCACAG GTTCACAATTTTACGGATGCATGCTGGGACAAATGCATGGATAAACCGAGCACGAAGCTGGATTCGAGGACAGAGACGTGCCTCGTGAACTGTGTGGAGCGTTTCATCGACACAACTCTGACCATAACTAATCGCTTCTCGCAGATGGTTCAAAAAGGCACACACTGA